A stretch of Bradyrhizobium sp. AZCC 2262 DNA encodes these proteins:
- the fliG gene encoding flagellar motor switch protein FliG, with translation MAVPQTTNVNDITTVISALASRQANRPKGKALSGPKRAAILMLALGEQYGGKVWGLLDDDEVRELSIHMSTLGTIEADIVEDLLLEFVSRMSASGALMGTFDATERLLQQYLPSERVTGIMDEIRGPAGRNMWEKLSNVQEEVLANYLKNEYPQTIAVVLSKLKPEHAARVLAILPEDLALDVVGRMLKMEAVQKEVIERVEQTLRTEFMSNLSQTRRRDAHEVMAEIFNNFDRQTETRFITSLEEEDREAAERIKALMFTFDDLIKLDSASAQTLMRNVDKDKLGIALKSANEEVRAFFLGNMSSRAGKMLMDDMAAMGPVRLRDVDEAQALLVNLAKDMAAKGEITLTKNRADDELVY, from the coding sequence ATGGCCGTACCGCAAACCACAAACGTCAACGACATCACCACCGTCATCTCGGCGCTGGCAAGCCGTCAGGCCAACCGACCCAAGGGCAAGGCGCTGAGCGGCCCGAAACGCGCCGCCATCCTGATGCTGGCGCTGGGCGAGCAATATGGCGGCAAGGTCTGGGGACTGCTCGATGACGACGAGGTCCGCGAACTATCGATCCATATGTCGACGCTTGGCACCATCGAGGCCGACATCGTGGAGGACCTGCTGCTCGAATTCGTGTCGCGGATGTCGGCATCCGGCGCGCTGATGGGAACCTTCGACGCCACCGAACGGCTGTTGCAGCAATACCTGCCGTCCGAGCGCGTCACCGGCATCATGGACGAAATTCGCGGCCCCGCCGGCCGCAACATGTGGGAGAAGCTCTCCAACGTGCAGGAAGAGGTGCTCGCCAACTACCTCAAGAACGAATACCCGCAGACCATCGCCGTGGTGCTGTCGAAGCTCAAGCCGGAGCACGCCGCGCGCGTGCTTGCGATCCTGCCCGAGGACCTCGCGCTCGACGTCGTTGGCCGCATGCTGAAGATGGAAGCGGTGCAGAAGGAAGTCATCGAGCGGGTCGAGCAGACGCTGCGCACCGAATTCATGTCCAACCTGTCGCAGACCCGCCGCCGTGACGCCCACGAGGTGATGGCCGAAATCTTCAACAATTTCGACCGCCAGACCGAGACCCGCTTCATCACCTCGCTGGAAGAAGAAGACCGCGAAGCCGCCGAGCGGATCAAGGCGCTGATGTTCACCTTCGACGACCTCATCAAGCTCGACTCCGCCTCGGCCCAGACGCTGATGCGCAACGTCGACAAGGACAAGCTCGGCATCGCGCTGAAGAGCGCCAATGAGGAGGTGCGCGCCTTCTTCCTCGGCAACATGTCGTCGCGCGCCGGCAAGATGCTGATGGACGACATGGCCGCGATGGGACCGGTGCGGCTGCGTGACGTCGACGAGGCGCAGGCGCTGCTCGTCAACCTCGCCAAGGACATGGCCGCCAAGGGGGAAATCACCCTGACCAAGAACCGTGCCGACGACGAGCTGGTGTACTGA
- the sciP gene encoding CtrA inhibitor SciP translates to MTEPHRPRVKYVIGPDGSPLTIADLPAPGTKRWVIRRKAEVVAAVRGGLLSLEEACSRYTLTVDEFLSWQFSIDQHGLAGLRTTRIQQYRQ, encoded by the coding sequence ATGACAGAACCCCATCGCCCGAGGGTGAAATACGTCATCGGGCCTGACGGCAGTCCGTTAACGATTGCGGACCTGCCCGCGCCCGGAACCAAACGGTGGGTGATCCGCCGCAAGGCAGAGGTCGTTGCCGCGGTCCGCGGCGGCCTGCTCTCCCTTGAGGAGGCATGCAGCCGTTATACCCTGACGGTCGATGAATTCCTGTCCTGGCAGTTTTCCATCGATCAGCATGGCTTGGCCGGCTTGCGGACCACCCGTATCCAGCAATATCGCCAGTAA
- a CDS encoding flagellar hook-length control protein FliK, whose amino-acid sequence MVSVPSEVLANASFQGARARSARADSDQSAGNDSFAALVDSNAAASNNDNRVQDRVQDRTQDSALAPRRSDDSQAASDNRARDNAAASDKAASDKAARNDSNDRDAAAKARDDGKADADAEADTARAAKSKADASKSGKSDEPNQVSSGDDAAAKDQTEAAQDGTAVVTADAVAVANPAAAAPAAAASTTPAADKATAPLAIASAAIAASASLAGETAPASPASEGAGTDTTPAAAANTKTDGTKVNAQGAVGQAVSAAVTSANTTVTAGIANAASAIAATPAGSKPTVQLKNPVVAKEGATTVGEQDGATDTTDAPTTATQVVDASAPAVTPQTGAAGKPKIDNGMVEAVKADAPGNSVTPSAVHAGAHSAAADIGQTLANSSGNGLQAPSAMQTQQTSAAPATAQLTATAATGAAVPLSGLAMEIAASANSGKTRFEIRLDPAELGRIDVRIDIDRHGQVTSHLTVERPETLSMLRQDANQLQRALDNAGLSTGNSGLQFSLRDQSSQGQNDGNQSNPNAQRLVVSEEDSVPAVVAGRSYGRMLGSSSGVDIRV is encoded by the coding sequence GTGGTCAGTGTCCCGTCAGAAGTATTGGCAAACGCATCGTTTCAGGGCGCGCGGGCGAGGTCCGCACGGGCCGATTCCGATCAATCCGCCGGAAACGACAGTTTCGCAGCCCTGGTCGACAGCAATGCGGCCGCCAGCAACAACGACAATCGCGTCCAAGATCGCGTCCAGGACCGCACCCAGGACTCAGCGCTCGCCCCGCGCCGCTCCGATGATTCGCAAGCAGCTTCCGACAACCGTGCGCGCGACAACGCCGCCGCGTCGGACAAGGCCGCATCTGATAAGGCCGCGCGCAACGATTCCAACGACCGCGACGCCGCGGCCAAGGCACGCGACGACGGCAAAGCAGATGCAGACGCAGAGGCCGACACGGCCCGCGCGGCCAAATCGAAGGCCGATGCGTCGAAGTCCGGCAAATCCGATGAACCCAACCAGGTATCTTCCGGCGATGACGCTGCGGCAAAGGATCAGACCGAGGCGGCGCAGGATGGAACGGCCGTGGTAACGGCTGACGCCGTTGCCGTCGCCAATCCCGCAGCCGCAGCGCCGGCAGCGGCGGCCTCGACGACGCCCGCAGCCGACAAGGCGACGGCGCCGCTTGCGATCGCCTCCGCGGCCATCGCCGCGTCAGCTTCGCTGGCCGGCGAGACCGCTCCGGCTTCTCCCGCATCTGAAGGCGCCGGCACCGATACAACGCCGGCTGCAGCCGCGAACACCAAGACCGACGGCACCAAGGTCAATGCGCAAGGCGCCGTCGGCCAGGCCGTTAGCGCCGCAGTCACTTCTGCCAACACCACCGTCACCGCGGGTATTGCGAATGCCGCGTCCGCGATTGCGGCGACGCCGGCCGGATCGAAACCGACCGTTCAGCTCAAGAACCCGGTCGTCGCGAAGGAAGGCGCAACGACTGTAGGCGAGCAGGACGGCGCGACCGACACGACGGACGCGCCCACAACCGCAACACAGGTCGTAGACGCCAGCGCTCCCGCCGTGACGCCTCAGACGGGCGCCGCCGGCAAGCCGAAAATCGACAACGGCATGGTCGAGGCCGTGAAGGCCGACGCGCCCGGCAACTCCGTCACGCCCTCGGCCGTCCACGCCGGCGCGCATTCAGCCGCCGCCGATATCGGCCAAACGCTGGCCAATTCTTCCGGTAACGGACTGCAGGCCCCCAGCGCTATGCAGACGCAGCAAACGTCCGCCGCGCCAGCCACCGCCCAGCTCACTGCTACCGCAGCCACTGGCGCCGCGGTGCCACTGAGCGGACTCGCGATGGAAATCGCTGCTTCCGCCAACAGCGGCAAGACCCGCTTCGAAATCCGGCTCGATCCGGCAGAACTTGGCCGCATCGATGTCCGCATCGATATCGATCGCCACGGCCAGGTGACGTCGCATCTGACGGTCGAACGGCCGGAAACGCTGTCGATGCTGCGTCAGGACGCCAACCAGTTGCAGCGCGCGCTCGACAATGCCGGGCTCTCGACCGGCAATAGCGGATTGCAGTTCAGCCTGCGCGACCAATCCTCGCAGGGGCAGAACGACGGCAACCAGTCCAATCCCAACGCCCAACGCCTGGTGGTCAGCGAGGAGGACAGCGTTCCCGCGGTCGTCGCGGGCCGCAGCTATGGCCGCATGCTCGGTTCGAGCAGCGGCGTCGATATCAGGGTTTAA
- the fliN gene encoding flagellar motor switch protein FliN, with amino-acid sequence MSDTDAQVPLPDLNAADAPPVDDLAYNEDEQASRIAADLEAVFDVPVQVSAVLGRSKMDVGELLKLGPGTVLELDRRVGEAIDIYVNNRLVARGEVVLVEDKLGVTMTEIIKAERS; translated from the coding sequence ATGAGTGACACCGACGCACAGGTACCGCTACCCGATCTCAACGCCGCGGACGCCCCGCCGGTCGACGATCTCGCCTACAACGAGGACGAACAGGCCTCGCGCATCGCAGCCGACCTCGAGGCCGTGTTCGACGTGCCGGTGCAGGTCTCGGCCGTGCTCGGACGCTCCAAGATGGACGTCGGCGAGCTGTTGAAGCTCGGCCCCGGCACCGTGCTCGAACTGGACCGTCGCGTCGGCGAGGCCATCGACATCTACGTCAACAACCGCCTGGTGGCGCGTGGCGAAGTGGTGCTGGTGGAAGACAAGCTCGGCGTCACCATGACGGAAATCATCAAGGCGGAACGCAGCTAA
- a CDS encoding flavin reductase family protein: MNSIVRSVSIETEVTASDFRNAMRQLTGGVSVVTAGRGRDISGMTVTSVSSLSVDPPALIVSINRESSSWPLVKRYGFFGVNILTSDQLDIAERFAGKGGLKGADRFAGARWMTRASGVPLLADALAAIDCEVEDIVERHSHAIIIGPVLDVTVSPRTAALAYWQGQYVAIDRDEDALRLAEVSVPAPRAARKR, encoded by the coding sequence ATGAACTCCATTGTCCGCTCCGTGTCGATCGAAACCGAAGTGACCGCGAGCGATTTTCGCAATGCCATGCGCCAATTGACGGGTGGCGTCAGCGTCGTCACCGCAGGAAGGGGCAGGGATATTTCGGGCATGACGGTCACCTCGGTGTCCTCGCTGTCGGTTGACCCGCCCGCCTTGATCGTCAGCATCAACCGGGAATCTTCCTCCTGGCCGCTGGTGAAGCGCTACGGCTTTTTCGGCGTCAACATCCTGACATCGGACCAGCTCGATATTGCCGAGCGGTTTGCCGGCAAGGGCGGGCTGAAGGGCGCCGACCGCTTTGCCGGCGCCCGGTGGATGACGCGCGCGTCAGGGGTGCCACTGCTGGCAGACGCGCTGGCCGCGATCGATTGCGAGGTCGAGGATATCGTCGAGCGGCATTCCCATGCCATTATCATCGGCCCGGTGCTGGACGTGACGGTCTCGCCGCGCACAGCCGCGCTGGCCTATTGGCAGGGCCAGTATGTCGCCATCGACCGCGATGAGGACGCGCTCCGGCTTGCGGAAGTCAGCGTGCCCGCGCCGCGGGCTGCGCGAAAAAGGTGA
- a CDS encoding ATP-binding cassette domain-containing protein, with translation MQEALRFLSPGAEPVDRPDFVEQARLLRRGSEASSRGLSLAIRGLRKSFGDNEVLRGIDLHIPAGQSVAIVGRSGCGKSTLLRLIAGLETATAGTISLGEDARPEDVRVMFQEPRLLPWARVLSNVEVGLGRERNSPDAQARAESALVEVGLADKRSQWPAVLSGGQKQRVALARALVSQPRVLAFDEPLGALDALTRISMQRLLERVWHDQGFTAILVTHDVAEAVALADRVLVIEDGRIAQDFSVDVPRPRQRGSVELAALEGAILKNLLEGTEDTSDL, from the coding sequence ATGCAAGAAGCCCTTCGTTTTCTTTCTCCCGGTGCTGAGCCGGTCGATCGCCCCGACTTCGTCGAACAGGCGCGATTGCTTCGGCGAGGATCGGAAGCGTCCTCGCGCGGGCTGTCGCTGGCCATCCGGGGATTGCGAAAATCCTTCGGTGACAATGAGGTGCTGCGCGGCATCGACCTGCATATTCCCGCCGGCCAGTCGGTTGCGATCGTCGGCCGCAGCGGCTGCGGCAAGAGCACGCTGCTGCGGTTGATCGCCGGTCTGGAGACAGCTACGGCCGGCACGATCAGCCTTGGCGAGGACGCGCGACCGGAAGACGTCCGGGTCATGTTCCAGGAGCCCCGGCTACTGCCATGGGCGCGCGTGCTGTCGAACGTCGAAGTCGGTCTCGGACGCGAGCGGAATTCACCGGATGCGCAGGCCCGCGCCGAAAGCGCGCTGGTCGAGGTCGGCCTCGCCGACAAGCGATCTCAGTGGCCGGCGGTCCTGTCAGGCGGACAGAAGCAGCGCGTGGCGCTCGCGCGCGCGCTGGTCAGCCAACCGCGCGTGCTGGCTTTCGACGAGCCGCTCGGCGCGCTCGACGCCTTGACACGCATTTCGATGCAGCGGCTGCTTGAACGGGTCTGGCACGATCAGGGCTTTACCGCGATCCTGGTGACGCACGATGTCGCCGAGGCCGTGGCCCTGGCCGATCGCGTGCTTGTCATCGAGGACGGCCGCATCGCCCAGGATTTCAGCGTCGATGTGCCCCGTCCGCGCCAGCGCGGTTCGGTTGAGCTCGCGGCGCTGGAAGGTGCGATCCTGAAAAATCTTCTGGAAGGCACGGAAGATACTTCCGACCTGTGA
- the fliF gene encoding flagellar basal-body MS-ring/collar protein FliF: MQSLVAFLRGLGASRLMAMVAVTIALIGFFAFVIMRVTTPQMTTLFTDLSAEDSSGIIKDLERQAIPFELRNEGAVIMVPKDKVTRLRMKLAESNLPKGGGVGYEIFDKSDALGTTSFVQNINHLRALEGELARTIRAIDRIQAARVHLVLPERPLFSREAPEPSASIVVRVRGSLEPQQIRAIRHVVASAVNGLKPQRVSIVDEAGRLLADGAGKDSENAVGDERRTAFEKRMRNEVEAIVSSVVGQGRARVQLTADFDYNKITQTSDKFDPEGRVLRSSQTREESSLSAENNGQVTVNNELPGNQANSSGPAARDQSKKSEETNNYEISRTTKTEVTEVGRVNRVSVAVLVDGAYTKNEKGEMVYQDRSKEQLESIATLVRSAIGFDQKRGDQVEVVNLRFAEAPVIPPVVEPTGLLGMLQFTKDDVMYVIELGVMMLLGLVVLFMVIRPLVKRILAAEVVPAQAEPSLALIEGNGPNGELGPNQALIAGTSGTAQLIDVAQVQGQVHAQAVHRVGELAERNPNETASIVRQWLSEPVE; the protein is encoded by the coding sequence GTGCAAAGTCTCGTTGCTTTCCTGAGAGGCCTTGGCGCGTCGCGGCTGATGGCCATGGTCGCGGTGACGATCGCGCTGATCGGCTTCTTCGCCTTTGTCATCATGCGCGTTACGACGCCGCAGATGACCACCCTGTTCACCGACCTCTCCGCCGAAGACTCCTCCGGCATCATCAAGGATCTGGAACGCCAGGCGATTCCCTTCGAACTGCGCAACGAAGGCGCCGTGATCATGGTGCCGAAGGACAAGGTGACGCGGCTGCGGATGAAACTCGCCGAAAGCAACCTGCCCAAGGGCGGCGGCGTCGGCTACGAGATTTTCGACAAGTCCGACGCCCTGGGCACCACGAGCTTCGTCCAGAACATCAATCATTTGCGCGCGCTGGAGGGTGAACTCGCCCGCACCATCCGCGCCATCGACCGCATCCAGGCGGCTCGGGTGCATCTGGTGCTGCCGGAACGGCCGCTGTTTTCGCGCGAAGCGCCGGAACCGTCGGCCTCGATCGTGGTGCGGGTGCGCGGCAGCCTCGAACCCCAGCAAATCCGCGCCATCCGCCACGTCGTCGCCTCCGCGGTCAACGGGTTGAAGCCACAGCGGGTGTCGATCGTCGACGAGGCCGGCCGGTTGCTGGCCGACGGCGCCGGCAAGGACTCCGAGAACGCCGTCGGCGACGAGCGCCGCACCGCCTTCGAGAAGCGCATGCGCAATGAGGTCGAGGCGATCGTCTCCTCGGTGGTCGGCCAAGGCCGCGCCCGCGTCCAGCTCACCGCCGATTTCGACTACAACAAGATCACCCAGACCTCGGACAAGTTCGACCCCGAAGGCCGGGTGCTGCGCTCCAGCCAGACCCGCGAGGAATCCTCGCTGTCCGCCGAGAACAACGGCCAGGTCACGGTCAACAACGAGCTGCCCGGCAATCAGGCCAACAGCAGCGGGCCTGCGGCCCGCGACCAGAGCAAGAAAAGCGAAGAGACCAACAATTACGAAATCTCCCGGACTACCAAGACCGAGGTCACCGAGGTCGGACGGGTCAACCGGGTCTCGGTCGCGGTGCTGGTCGATGGCGCCTACACCAAGAACGAAAAAGGCGAGATGGTCTATCAGGACCGCAGCAAGGAGCAGCTCGAGAGCATCGCCACCCTGGTGCGCTCGGCGATCGGCTTCGACCAAAAACGCGGCGACCAGGTCGAGGTGGTCAACCTTCGCTTTGCCGAAGCGCCGGTGATCCCGCCGGTCGTGGAGCCGACCGGTCTGCTCGGCATGCTGCAGTTCACCAAGGATGACGTCATGTATGTCATCGAACTCGGCGTCATGATGCTGCTCGGCCTCGTGGTGCTGTTCATGGTGATCCGCCCGCTGGTCAAGCGCATCCTGGCTGCCGAAGTCGTTCCCGCGCAGGCTGAGCCTTCGCTCGCGTTGATCGAAGGCAACGGGCCAAACGGAGAACTCGGGCCCAATCAAGCCCTGATTGCCGGCACCAGCGGCACCGCCCAATTGATCGACGTCGCCCAGGTCCAGGGCCAGGTCCACGCGCAGGCCGTGCACCGGGTCGGCGAACTGGCCGAACGCAATCCGAATGAGACCGCTTCCATTGTTCGCCAATGGCTCAGCGAACCCGTCGAGTGA
- a CDS encoding flagellar hook assembly protein FlgD, producing MAVDATMPTTITSAPGTGSSSSSSTASSTATTGIADNFQTFLTLLTTQLQNQNPLDPLDTNQFTQQLVQFAGVEQQLKSNDQLKSLIDIEKSAQSTQALVYVGNNVAVDGSTAQFDTSATWNFQTEKDTTATITITSSTGQTAFSGTYPLKQGNSSFVWDGKGNDGVQWPAGTYTMSATGKDSSGNSVAISTEVQGIVDSVDLTASPPLLSIGGQNYTTDKIKRVVRQTASSS from the coding sequence ATGGCAGTCGATGCAACCATGCCGACAACGATCACCTCTGCGCCCGGGACCGGCAGCAGCAGCTCCAGCAGCACCGCCTCTTCGACGGCGACGACCGGGATTGCGGACAATTTCCAGACCTTCCTGACGCTGCTGACCACGCAGCTCCAGAACCAGAATCCGCTCGATCCGCTCGACACCAACCAGTTCACCCAGCAGCTCGTGCAATTCGCCGGCGTCGAGCAGCAGCTCAAATCGAACGATCAGTTGAAGTCGCTGATCGATATCGAAAAGAGCGCGCAGTCGACCCAGGCGCTGGTCTATGTCGGTAACAACGTCGCCGTCGACGGCAGCACGGCGCAGTTCGACACATCGGCGACCTGGAATTTTCAGACCGAGAAAGACACCACCGCGACGATCACGATCACGAGTTCGACGGGCCAGACCGCCTTTTCCGGGACGTATCCGCTGAAGCAGGGCAATTCCAGTTTCGTCTGGGACGGCAAGGGTAATGACGGCGTCCAATGGCCGGCAGGCACCTACACCATGAGCGCCACCGGCAAGGACAGTTCGGGCAACAGCGTGGCAATTTCCACCGAGGTCCAGGGCATCGTGGATTCAGTCGATCTCACCGCCTCCCCGCCGCTGCTTTCCATCGGCGGGCAAAACTACACGACCGACAAGATCAAGCGGGTGGTACGTCAGACCGCCTCCTCCAGCTAG
- the ssuC gene encoding aliphatic sulfonate ABC transporter permease SsuC, with the protein MSLIDSFSRVSAPKLPRIDGLIPWIVPFSIILIWQAACVTGFVSARVLPAPSDVALAGWKLLLSGELVRNIWVSFWRASVGFLIGGSIGFAFGLANGLSQLSSRLTDTTLQMVRNIPHLALIPLVILWFGIDESAKLFLVALGVFFPIYLNTLHGIRTVDPQLIEMGRIYGMTDGELFRRVIFPGALPSIFVGLRFALGIMWLTLIVAETIAASSGLGYMAMQAREFMLIDVVVLSILIYALLGKLADSASRTLERLTLSWHPAFQKH; encoded by the coding sequence ATGAGTCTCATCGACAGTTTTTCGCGCGTCAGTGCACCGAAACTGCCGCGGATCGACGGCCTGATCCCGTGGATCGTGCCGTTTTCCATCATCCTGATCTGGCAGGCCGCCTGCGTCACCGGCTTCGTGTCCGCACGCGTGCTGCCGGCGCCGAGCGACGTCGCGCTGGCGGGATGGAAACTCCTGCTATCTGGTGAACTCGTCCGCAACATCTGGGTCAGTTTTTGGCGCGCCAGCGTCGGCTTCCTGATCGGAGGCAGCATCGGCTTCGCGTTCGGCCTCGCCAACGGCCTGTCGCAGCTCTCCAGCAGGCTCACGGATACGACGCTGCAAATGGTGCGCAACATTCCGCATTTGGCACTGATCCCGCTGGTCATCCTGTGGTTCGGGATCGATGAATCGGCAAAGCTGTTCCTGGTCGCGCTCGGCGTGTTCTTTCCGATCTATCTCAACACGCTGCACGGCATTCGCACCGTCGATCCGCAATTGATCGAGATGGGACGCATCTATGGCATGACCGACGGCGAATTGTTCCGCCGGGTGATCTTCCCGGGCGCGCTGCCGTCGATCTTCGTCGGATTACGCTTTGCGCTCGGCATCATGTGGCTGACATTGATCGTGGCCGAAACGATCGCTGCGTCATCGGGCCTTGGCTACATGGCGATGCAGGCGCGCGAGTTCATGCTGATCGACGTCGTGGTGCTGTCGATCCTGATCTATGCCTTGCTCGGCAAGCTGGCCGACAGCGCCTCGCGCACGCTGGAGCGGCTGACGCTGTCCTGGCATCCGGCCTTCCAGAAACATTGA
- a CDS encoding FliH/SctL family protein, producing MAAPAKFLFDTDFAAPDRTRERAATAAEIAQKIAEAEARAYRAGYEAAQHEARVESDRRSALALEEIGITIRGIATRFSGIEAKMETEAVDVAVAVARKLCNELVAREPLGEITALVCDCFSHLVATPHLVVRINDQLYEAAREKIERQAAQSGFEGRLVILAEPGIATGDCRIEWADGGVVLERTAVEAKISELVGRYLASRNQAGA from the coding sequence ATGGCCGCACCCGCCAAATTCCTGTTCGACACGGACTTCGCAGCGCCCGACAGGACGCGCGAGCGTGCGGCAACCGCTGCCGAGATCGCGCAGAAGATCGCCGAGGCCGAGGCGCGCGCCTACCGCGCCGGCTACGAGGCGGCGCAGCACGAGGCCAGGGTAGAGAGCGACCGCCGCTCGGCGCTGGCGCTGGAAGAGATCGGCATCACCATTCGCGGCATCGCCACGCGTTTCTCCGGCATCGAGGCCAAGATGGAGACCGAGGCGGTCGATGTCGCGGTCGCGGTGGCGCGCAAGCTGTGCAACGAACTGGTCGCCCGCGAGCCGCTTGGCGAAATCACCGCCCTCGTCTGCGACTGCTTCTCGCATCTGGTCGCAACCCCGCATCTCGTGGTCCGCATCAACGACCAGCTCTACGAGGCCGCCCGCGAGAAGATCGAGCGGCAGGCCGCCCAAAGCGGCTTCGAGGGCCGGCTGGTGATCCTGGCCGAGCCCGGCATCGCCACCGGCGATTGCCGGATCGAATGGGCCGACGGCGGCGTGGTGCTGGAACGCACGGCCGTCGAAGCGAAGATCAGCGAACTCGTCGGGCGCTATCTGGCGTCCCGCAATCAGGCCGGAGCGTAA
- the flbD gene encoding sigma-54-dependent transcriptional regulator FlbD — MRLLIVGTLKGQLTTATKIAMENGASVTHAEAIEQAMAVLRGGKGADLLLVDVALDIRDLVMRLEAEHIHVPIVACGISNDARAAVAAIHAGAKEYIPLPPDPELIAAVLAAVANDSRDLIYRDEAMGKVVKLAQQIAGSDASVMITGESGTGKEVLARYVHSRSSRAKRPFISINCAAIPEHLLESELFGHEKGAFTGAVARRIGKFEEATGGTLLLDEISEMDVRLQSKLLRAIQERVIDRVGGTKPVPVDIRIIATSNRNLSEAVREGTFREDLLFRLNVVNLKIPPLRDRPADILELAQHFAKKYADANGVPLRPISADARRVLTSNRWQGNVRELENTIHRSVLMAQGDEIGPEAILTPDGDRLDLAKTAPAVAHATFAAEQVTRALVGRTVADVERDLILETLKHCLGNRTHAANILGISIRTLRNKLNEYADGGIPITPAGAGEHQRFVAAS; from the coding sequence ATGCGGCTTCTCATCGTTGGCACCTTGAAGGGCCAGCTCACGACCGCCACCAAGATCGCGATGGAAAACGGGGCATCGGTCACCCACGCCGAGGCGATCGAGCAGGCGATGGCCGTGCTGCGCGGCGGCAAGGGCGCCGACCTGCTGCTGGTCGACGTCGCCCTCGACATCCGCGACCTGGTGATGCGGCTGGAAGCCGAGCACATCCACGTGCCGATCGTGGCCTGCGGCATCTCCAACGACGCCCGCGCCGCGGTGGCCGCGATCCACGCCGGCGCCAAGGAATACATCCCGCTGCCGCCCGATCCGGAACTGATCGCCGCGGTGCTCGCCGCCGTCGCCAATGACTCGCGCGACCTGATCTATCGCGACGAAGCGATGGGCAAGGTCGTCAAGCTGGCGCAGCAGATCGCGGGCTCGGACGCCTCCGTCATGATCACCGGCGAATCCGGCACCGGCAAGGAAGTGCTGGCGCGCTACGTCCACTCGCGCTCGAGCCGCGCCAAGCGGCCATTCATCTCGATCAATTGCGCGGCCATCCCCGAGCATCTGCTGGAGTCCGAATTGTTCGGCCACGAGAAGGGCGCCTTCACCGGCGCGGTCGCCCGCCGCATCGGCAAGTTCGAGGAAGCCACCGGCGGCACGCTGCTGCTCGACGAAATCTCGGAGATGGACGTCCGCCTGCAATCCAAACTGCTGCGCGCGATCCAGGAGCGCGTCATCGACCGTGTCGGCGGCACCAAGCCGGTGCCGGTCGATATCCGCATCATCGCCACCTCGAACCGCAACCTCTCCGAGGCCGTGCGCGAAGGCACCTTCCGCGAAGACCTGCTGTTTCGTCTTAACGTCGTCAACCTGAAGATCCCGCCGCTGCGCGATCGCCCGGCCGACATCCTCGAACTGGCGCAGCATTTTGCGAAGAAATATGCCGACGCCAACGGCGTGCCGCTGCGGCCGATCTCGGCCGACGCAAGGCGGGTGCTGACCTCCAACCGCTGGCAGGGCAACGTCCGCGAACTGGAAAACACCATCCATCGTTCGGTGCTGATGGCGCAGGGCGACGAGATTGGTCCCGAAGCGATCCTGACCCCCGACGGTGATCGCCTTGACCTCGCCAAGACCGCGCCCGCGGTGGCGCACGCGACCTTTGCCGCCGAGCAGGTCACCCGCGCTTTGGTCGGCCGCACGGTCGCCGACGTGGAGCGCGACCTGATCCTGGAGACGCTCAAGCACTGCCTCGGCAATCGCACCCACGCCGCCAACATCCTCGGCATCTCGATCCGCACGCTGCGCAACAAGCTGAACGAATATGCCGATGGCGGCATCCCGATCACCCCGGCCGGCGCAGGTGAGCATCAGCGTTTTGTCGCGGCAAGTTAA